The Caenorhabditis elegans chromosome II genome has a segment encoding these proteins:
- the fbxc-7 gene encoding F-box C protein (Product from WormBase gene class fbxc;~Confirmed by transcript evidence): MEKLKPLSYLSTKSIIQYFDPILRFHLSQQYPSLLSTERSVPLRLDSLKLGGNSDSVNSIRCELAVYRHGGRLSKKFKLDVTEDGKVDMNIVVVEGLGEILVDLRGNREINTADVMKIFGGRGLIIVGTLSIGCRGILRIPSRLKFEIRDLELGSEDNIKLFEEIKPLLHLTSFPLNYFSLFNSYNLRYEDPVVQSTGVLIFKNISSFDNNELENLNELRHKRAHLSFDRYFELQIIVGLIGNWIKFGRDIGTYYSVELQAKNKGSEVLEIIKRNHEERIIDRPNEDPNIVLLRMNNLLALYISYEFYEKYCLMHFRVQPRY, translated from the exons atggaaaaattgaagccaCTTTCCTATTTAAGTACTAAATCTATTATACAATATTTTGATCCGATTTTACG attccACCTTTCCCAACAATACCCATCTCTTCTTTCAACCGAAAGATCTGTGCCACTCCGCCTGGATTCATTAAAATTAGGCGGCAATAGTGATTCAGTCAATAGTATTAGATGCGAATTAGCTGTATATCGGCACGGAGGCCgtctttctaaaaaattcaaactggACGTGACCGAGGATGGAAAAGTTGATATGAATATTGTTGTGGTGGAAGGTCTTGGGGAAATTCTCGTAGACTTGAGAGGAAATCGAGAGATAAATACTGCCGATGTTATGAAAATATTCGGGGGGAGAGGTCTCATTATTGTTGGCACACTTTCCATCGGATGTCGAGGGATACTGCGGATACCGTCAAGATTGAAGTTTGAGATCCGTGACTTGGAATTAGGAAGTGAGGATAATATTAAGCTCTTTGAGGAGATCAAGCCATTGCTGCATCTTACTTCTTTTCCTCTAAActatttttctctcttcaaCAGCTATAACTTGAGGTACGAAGATCCAGTTGTTCAATCCACTGGTGTTcttatcttcaaaaatatttcttcctTTGATAATAATGagctcgaaaatttaaatgagcTCCGTCACAAGCGAGCTCACTTATCGTTCGACCGTTATTTCGAGTTGCAAATAATCGTAGGACTCATTGGCAACTGGATTAAATTTGGACGAGATATTGGTACTTATTATTCAGTTGAATTGCAAGCAAAAAACAAAGGATCGGAGGTTTTGGAGATTATTAAAAGAAATCACGAAGAGAGGATTATTGACCG ACCTAACGAGGATCCGAACATCGTCCTACTTCGTATGAACAATTTATTAGCTCTTTATATCAGCTACGAGTTTTATGAAAAGTATTGTTTAATGCATTTCAGAGTTCAACCTCGATACtga
- the sdz-4 gene encoding F-box domain-containing protein (Confirmed by transcript evidence) — protein sequence MSYSKPMSYPVIKCLLEHLDPNLRFKLALSCPLIKNLEKLVHLHIKYLKLTDHSITINKDTYQFTVHNTKNGFLHDIDERDELDLSPIHEDPNELIIDVRKNIRWYFRAANVSSENTIQLKIGDKFEILRYRRKMHEALKYLLGKLFEGKTVKVNHLTIKCGNVIRILSTVKFRVKILEVLDENTYDELDTIRSIIQTSSLPLNVETFRFLQAPVSRHELIRTAGMLEIRCSIDVHTLATLNHRRVHAPYFYEWRSNCFVDFLEIWMEYGKEIGSYYTFNIFEHRIDKAMKRIRKMYKRSVEAGSARRAGQLTLNMNNSSQLVISKVKQGDAWILGVEVKDRMVL from the exons ATGTCGTACTCCAAACCTATGAGCTACCCAGTAATAAAATGCCTATTGGAGCATTTGGATCCCAATTTGAG aTTCAAACTTGCTCTCAGTTGCCCGTTAAtcaaaaaccttgaaaaattggttcatTTGCACATCAAGTACCTAAAATTGACAGATCACAGCATCACGATAAACAAGGATACCTATCAATTTACGGTTCACAATACAAAAAATGGTTTCTTACACGATATCGATGAACGGGATGAGCTAGATCTTAGCCCAATTCATGAAGATCCAAATGAGCTCATAATTGAcgtgagaaaaaatataagaTGGTATTTTAGAGCAGCAAATGTTTCTAGTGAGAATACTATTCAGCTGAAGATTGgagataaatttgaaattctgagaTATCGTAGGAAGATGCATGAAGCTTTGAAATACCTTCTCGGGAAACTATTTGAAGGAAAAACCGTTAAAGTGAACCACCTCACCATTAAATGTGGAAATGTTATCCGAATTCTGTCAACTGTGAAATTTCGCGTCAAAATATTGGAAGTTCTTGATGAAAATACTTATGATGAATTGGACACCATTCGTTCGATAATTCAAACCTCTAGCCTTCCATTAAACGTTGAAACATTTCGGTTTCTACAAGCCCCAGTATCCAGACATGAACTTATTAGAACGGCTGGAATGTTGGAAATTCGATGTTCAATTGATGTCCACACGCTAGCAACACTGAACCACAGAAGAGTTCATGCTCCATATTTTTATGAATGGAGAAGCAATtgttttgtcgattttttggaaatttggatgGAATACGGTAAAGAAATTGGGTCTTATTATACATTCAATATTTTCGAGCATAGGATAGATAAAGCTATGAAgagaatcagaaaaatgtataaaagaAGTGTTGAGGCTGG GTCTGCGAGGAGGGCTGGTCAGCTCACTCTCAATATGAACAATAGTTCACAACTCGTGATCAGCAAAGTTAAACAAGGAGATGCATGGATTCTTGGGGTGGAAGTCAAAGATCGAATGGTTTTGTAA
- the C32B5.18 gene encoding Transposase (Confirmed by transcript evidence), translating into MADSKRLSYPALTCLLKHLEPNLRFQIAIM; encoded by the exons ATGGCGGATTCCAAGCGGCTGAGCTACCCAGCGTTGACATGCTTGTTGAAGCATTTGGAGCCGAATTTGAG ATTCCAAATCGCTATCATGTGA
- the C32B5.13 gene encoding Peptidase C1A papain C-terminal domain-containing protein (Partially confirmed by transcript evidence) codes for MYAKANNRTVLSFSEQQIIDCGNFTSPCQENILSHEFIKKNGVVTEADYPYVGKENEKCKYDENKIKLWPTNMLLVGNLPETLLKLFIKEHGPGYFRMKAPPSFFNYKTGIYSPTQEECGKATDARSLTIVGYGIEGGQNYWIVKGSFGT; via the exons ATGTACGCCAAGGCTAATAATCGAACAGTTTTGTCGTTTTCCGAGCAACAGATTATTGATTGTGGTAACTTCACAAGCCCATGTCAGGAGAATATTTTAAGTCatga ATTCATTAAGAAAAACGGAGTAGTAACCGAAGCTGACTACCCATATGTGGGAAAGgagaatgaaaaatgtaaatatgacgagaacaaaataaaactttggCCAACTAATATGCTACTTGTCGGAAATCTACCTGAAACGTTGCTGAAGTTATTCATCAAAGAGCACGGACCTGGGTATTTCA GAATGAAGGCCCCACCATCCTTCTTCAACTACAAAACTGGAATCTATAGCCCTACCCAGGAAGAATGCGGGAAGGCCACTGATGCTCGATCGTTGACAATTGTTGGTTACGGTATCGAGGGAGGCCAAAATTATTGGATTGTAAAGGGCTCATTTGGAACTTAA
- the C32B5.7 gene encoding Peptidase C1A papain C-terminal domain-containing protein (Partially confirmed by transcript evidence) → MTKKTTIEKFPEKPANLRNTRNYIGLFLLTALTFYIIGALVQQRTQNYKNAKKPFLDWRDEGVVGPVKDQGNCNASYAFAAISAIESMYAIANGQLLSFSEQQIIDCLGGCAIESDPMMAMTYLERKGIETYTDYPFVGKKNEKCEYDSKKAYLILDDTYDMSDESLALVFIDERGPGLFTMNTPPSFFNYKSGIYNPTEEECKSTNEKRALTIVGYGNDKGQNYWIVKGSFGT, encoded by the exons ATGACAAAGAAGACGACAAT AGAAAAGTTTCCCGAAAAGCCAGCAAACTTGAGAAACACTCGCAATTATATTGGCCTATTCCTCCTCACTGCGTTAACGTTCTACATCATTGGTGCATTAGTTCAACAAAGAACTCAAAACTACAAGAATGCCAAAAAACCGTTTTTGGATTGGAGGGATGAAGGAGTCGTTGGACCTGTGAAAGATCAGGGGAATTGCAATGCATCCTATGCTTTTGCTGCAATTTCAGCCATTGAGTCCATGTACGCCATCGCCAACGGACAACTTTTGTCGTTTTCGGAGCAGCAGATTATTGATTGCTTGGGCGGTTGTGCAATCGAATCAGATCCAATGATGGCGATGAC ttACTTGGAACGTAAAGGAATAGAAACATATACGGACTACCCATTTGTTggcaagaaaaatgaaaaatgtgaatatgACTCAAAAAAAGCGTATCTTATACTAGATGACACTTATGATATGAGCGATGAATCTTTGGCATTGGTGTTTATCGACGAAAGGGGACCTGGGCTATTCA CAATGAATACTCCACCATCCTTCTTCAACTACAAAAGTGGAATCTACAACCCCACTGAGGAAGAATGTAAGAGTACTAATGAAAAGCGAGCGTTGACAATTGTTGGGTACGGCAACGATAAAGGGCAAAATTATTGGATTGTGAAGGGCTCATTTGGAACTTAA
- the C32B5.7 gene encoding Peptidase C1A papain C-terminal domain-containing protein (Confirmed by transcript evidence), with protein MYAIANGQLLSFSEQQIIDCLGGCAIESDPMMAMTYLERKGIETYTDYPFVGKKNEKCEYDSKKAYLILDDTYDMSDESLALVFIDERGPGLFTMNTPPSFFNYKSGIYNPTEEECKSTNEKRALTIVGYGNDKGQNYWIVKGSFGT; from the exons ATGTACGCCATCGCCAACGGACAACTTTTGTCGTTTTCGGAGCAGCAGATTATTGATTGCTTGGGCGGTTGTGCAATCGAATCAGATCCAATGATGGCGATGAC ttACTTGGAACGTAAAGGAATAGAAACATATACGGACTACCCATTTGTTggcaagaaaaatgaaaaatgtgaatatgACTCAAAAAAAGCGTATCTTATACTAGATGACACTTATGATATGAGCGATGAATCTTTGGCATTGGTGTTTATCGACGAAAGGGGACCTGGGCTATTCA CAATGAATACTCCACCATCCTTCTTCAACTACAAAAGTGGAATCTACAACCCCACTGAGGAAGAATGTAAGAGTACTAATGAAAAGCGAGCGTTGACAATTGTTGGGTACGGCAACGATAAAGGGCAAAATTATTGGATTGTGAAGGGCTCATTTGGAACTTAA
- the C32B5.7 gene encoding Peptidase C1A papain C-terminal domain-containing protein (Confirmed by transcript evidence), whose amino-acid sequence MSDESLALVFIDERGPGLFTMNTPPSFFNYKSGIYNPTEEECKSTNEKRALTIVGYGNDKGQNYWIVKGSFGT is encoded by the exons ATGAGCGATGAATCTTTGGCATTGGTGTTTATCGACGAAAGGGGACCTGGGCTATTCA CAATGAATACTCCACCATCCTTCTTCAACTACAAAAGTGGAATCTACAACCCCACTGAGGAAGAATGTAAGAGTACTAATGAAAAGCGAGCGTTGACAATTGTTGGGTACGGCAACGATAAAGGGCAAAATTATTGGATTGTGAAGGGCTCATTTGGAACTTAA
- the fbxc-18 gene encoding FBA_2 domain-containing protein (Confirmed by transcript evidence) produces the protein MSNSKPVNYLTLKCLLKNMDSGMRLQLFVMFPSIQYLEKLFPLHVKYLTIKSDHITVNRTTFQLKICNKYNNFHGGYKFDFDQYGRLDRGEIEQDPDESIIDVRDGFLSKKGIPECEMETARLVHNLTLQKSQRYSTRIWESHGTILKKLSYYVPENNFIRLKIGKRVEVLEYQRKIHEAMKYLLGRLFGGRSLEANQFSIGCDTVLRVPSTLKFRIENLYTPSFKIANTLDVVNQIVDNSSLPLSSLKYSFENHIYHHPHSLVRTVKMLKLEVEMVPDYISGIVSNLQMVDEKRAHIVFLGDCTSSNFLKILAHWILEFHRDIGTYHTYQLSEAVVDEVMIFVRTNYGVMIEAGLPQTTDQITLNINDTSSLVISKFQQKEKWIFGLKMEH, from the exons ATGTCTAATTCCAAGCCAGTTAACTACTTAACATTAAAATGTCTACTGAAGAATATGGATTCAGGTATGAG ACTCCAACTTTTCGTCATGTTCCCTTCAATCCAATatctcgaaaaattatttccgcTCCACGTCAAGTATCTCACAATAAAATCTGATCACATAACAGTCAACCGGACTacatttcagctcaaaatctgTAACAAATACAACAACTTTCACGGTGGTTACAAATTCGACTTTGATCAATACGGACGACTAGATCGCGGTGAAATAGAGCAAGACCCAGATGAATCGATAATCGACGTAAGAGATGGTTTTTTGTCAAAGAAGGGAATTCCAGAATGTGAAATGGAAACCGCGAGGCTTGTGCATAATTTGACATTGCAAAAGTCTCAACGCTATTCGACAAGAATTTGGGAATCCCATGGAACAATCTTGAAGAAACTTTCTTACTATGttcctgaaaacaatttcattcGATTGAAGATTGGAAAGCGAGTTGAAGTATTGGAGTATCAACGGAAGATACATGAAGCTATGAAGTACCTCCTCGGAAGGCTATTTGGGGGAAGAAGTTTGGAAGCGAACCAATTCTCCATTGGATGTGACACAGTTCTTCGGGTTCCTTCAACATTGAAGTTTCGAATTGAAAACCTGTATACTCcgagttttaaaattgctaACACATTGGATGTAGTTAATCAAATAGTTGACAACTCTAGTCTACCATTAAGCTCACTGAAGTATAGCTTTGAAAATCACATTTATCATCATCCTCATTCACTTGTTAGAACCGTAAAGATGCTGAAACTCGAGGTCGAAATGGTGCCTGATTATATCTCAGGAATTGTAAGCAACCTACAAATGGTGGACGAGAAAAGAGCTCACATAGTATTTCTGGGTGATTGCACAAGCAgcaacttcttgaaaattctggCTCACTGGATTTTGGAGTTTCATAGAGACATTGGAACCTATCACACTTACCAATTGAGTGAAGCCGTCGTTGATGAAGTGATGATATTTGTTAGAACAAATTACGGAGTCATGATTGAAGCTGG actcCCACAAACCACCGACCAGATAACTCTCAATATAAACGACACTTCGAGCCTTGTCATCAGCAAGTTTCaacaaaaggaaaaatggatttttggactaaaaatggAGCATTGA
- the fbxc-18 gene encoding FBA_2 domain-containing protein (Confirmed by transcript evidence) produces METARLVHNLTLQKSQRYSTRIWESHGTILKKLSYYVPENNFIRLKIGKRVEVLEYQRKIHEAMKYLLGRLFGGRSLEANQFSIGCDTVLRVPSTLKFRIENLYTPSFKIANTLDVVNQIVDNSSLPLSSLKYSFENHIYHHPHSLVRTVKMLKLEVEMVPDYISGIVSNLQMVDEKRAHIVFLGDCTSSNFLKILAHWILEFHRDIGTYHTYQLSEAVVDEVMIFVRTNYGVMIEAGLPQTTDQITLNINDTSSLVISKFQQKEKWIFGLKMEH; encoded by the exons ATGGAAACCGCGAGGCTTGTGCATAATTTGACATTGCAAAAGTCTCAACGCTATTCGACAAGAATTTGGGAATCCCATGGAACAATCTTGAAGAAACTTTCTTACTATGttcctgaaaacaatttcattcGATTGAAGATTGGAAAGCGAGTTGAAGTATTGGAGTATCAACGGAAGATACATGAAGCTATGAAGTACCTCCTCGGAAGGCTATTTGGGGGAAGAAGTTTGGAAGCGAACCAATTCTCCATTGGATGTGACACAGTTCTTCGGGTTCCTTCAACATTGAAGTTTCGAATTGAAAACCTGTATACTCcgagttttaaaattgctaACACATTGGATGTAGTTAATCAAATAGTTGACAACTCTAGTCTACCATTAAGCTCACTGAAGTATAGCTTTGAAAATCACATTTATCATCATCCTCATTCACTTGTTAGAACCGTAAAGATGCTGAAACTCGAGGTCGAAATGGTGCCTGATTATATCTCAGGAATTGTAAGCAACCTACAAATGGTGGACGAGAAAAGAGCTCACATAGTATTTCTGGGTGATTGCACAAGCAgcaacttcttgaaaattctggCTCACTGGATTTTGGAGTTTCATAGAGACATTGGAACCTATCACACTTACCAATTGAGTGAAGCCGTCGTTGATGAAGTGATGATATTTGTTAGAACAAATTACGGAGTCATGATTGAAGCTGG actcCCACAAACCACCGACCAGATAACTCTCAATATAAACGACACTTCGAGCCTTGTCATCAGCAAGTTTCaacaaaaggaaaaatggatttttggactaaaaatggAGCATTGA
- the C32B5.6 gene encoding Resolvase/invertase-type recombinase catalytic domain-containing protein (Confirmed by transcript evidence) has product MSCRKSAPDQCSIWQSEIGVFKMFITMNRLLRLQIMIPELFLYNETHQGLNNQNVHAVGAYFDQHDPEGLQQVVPLLNEAAANQDVVVIDSMASLVDLYTMDSRGLHEICDLATPFFQLLAHPRISMEVKLLINRLKGVLLTRDAAILQLIIQVYENIAEGDQEAEEADERVKALLAERFGNDI; this is encoded by the exons ATGAGTTGCAGAAAATCTGCCCCAGACCAGTGCTCAATTTGGCAGTCAGAAATcggagttttcaaaatgtttataa CCATGAACAGACTACTTCGTCTTCAAATCATGATCCCGGAGTTGTTCCTGTATAATGAG ACTCACCAAGGCCTCAACAATCAAAACGTACATGCTGTTGGAGCCTATTTCGACCAACATGATCCCGAAGGACTACAACAAGTTGTCCCGCTTCTCAACGAGGCTGCTGCCAACCAAGACGTTGTG GTCATTGATTCAATGGCATCGTTAGTCGACCTGTACACCATGGACTCCCGCGGGCTCCACgaaa tttgcgACTTGGCTACACCTTTCTTCCAACTTCTTGCCCATCCACGCATTTCGATGGAGGTCAAGTTATTGATTAACAGACTCAAAGGAGTATTATTGACTCGTGATGCAGCGATTCTTCAGTTGATAATTCAGGTTTACGAGAATATTGCCGAG GGCGATCAAGAGGCTGAGGAAGCCGACGAGCGAGTGAAAGCGTTGCTGGCTGAACGCTTCGGGAATGACatttaa
- the C32B5.6 gene encoding Resolvase/invertase-type recombinase catalytic domain-containing protein (Confirmed by transcript evidence), with the protein MNRLLRLQIMIPELFLYNETHQGLNNQNVHAVGAYFDQHDPEGLQQVVPLLNEAAANQDVVVIDSMASLVDLYTMDSRGLHEICDLATPFFQLLAHPRISMEVKLLINRLKGVLLTRDAAILQLIIQVYENIAEGDQEAEEADERVKALLAERFGNDI; encoded by the exons ATGAACAGACTACTTCGTCTTCAAATCATGATCCCGGAGTTGTTCCTGTATAATGAG ACTCACCAAGGCCTCAACAATCAAAACGTACATGCTGTTGGAGCCTATTTCGACCAACATGATCCCGAAGGACTACAACAAGTTGTCCCGCTTCTCAACGAGGCTGCTGCCAACCAAGACGTTGTG GTCATTGATTCAATGGCATCGTTAGTCGACCTGTACACCATGGACTCCCGCGGGCTCCACgaaa tttgcgACTTGGCTACACCTTTCTTCCAACTTCTTGCCCATCCACGCATTTCGATGGAGGTCAAGTTATTGATTAACAGACTCAAAGGAGTATTATTGACTCGTGATGCAGCGATTCTTCAGTTGATAATTCAGGTTTACGAGAATATTGCCGAG GGCGATCAAGAGGCTGAGGAAGCCGACGAGCGAGTGAAAGCGTTGCTGGCTGAACGCTTCGGGAATGACatttaa
- the C32B5.15 gene encoding F-box domain-containing protein (Confirmed by transcript evidence), whose protein sequence is MPFNLFTFPLVIRRQIPQEMSFIDVLNFSFCSSKTETLARKSIKKGYSSMIHSCSNLSVERSYVMQMKDINNLSEHLSFLIREASREDIIQQEKWFKLKIGQTMVYCATPCHEASSIIKFYFNGSTLKVVHEMLRNTILNLHQTHLKSNIIFFWKQGMSQQKIHHFSNIRNVNHIILSEMVKLDTIPITFLDQIFSTWPNLGSLSLYPQIDGELKDECGLFSIKRLFLGSSCLMADSVIPRFKGRHLSAKNAFISSEQVMHWLHQWTTDINFQNIQTMTFSLAPGYQLNVENIYQEVNAKPWDPATRPIDYCNEETLEKIINCEEWLDISSNGRLISILVKPKSFGLVQWQL, encoded by the exons atgcccTTCAACCTCTTCACCTTTCCACTTGTGATCCGTAGGCAAATTCCTCAGGAAATGAGCTTCATCGACGTGCTTAACTTTTCATTTTGCTCTTCCAAAACTGAAACGTTGgccagaaaatcaataaaaaaaggaTACTCGTCGATGATCCATTCGTGTTCGAATTTATCCGTTGAACGTTCTTACGTCATGCAAATGAAGGACATTAATAATTTAAGTGAACACTTATCGTTTTTAATTAGAGAAGCGTCAAGAGAAGACATTATTCAGCAAGAAAAGtggtttaaattgaaaattggacaaaCAATGGTTTACTG CGCAACTCCGTGCCATGAAGCCAGCAgtataatcaaattttatttcaatggATCAACCTTAAAAGTAGTTCACGAAATGCTTCGAAACACGATTTTGAACCTCCACCAAACACATCTCAAAtcaaatataatatttttttggaagcaaGGAATGAGTCAACAAAAGATTCACCATTTCTCAAATATTCGAAATGTCAACCACATTATTCTAAGTGAAATGGTTAAGCTAGATACAATCCCAATCACCTTTCTAGATCAAATCTTTTCGACATGGCCGAACTTAGGCAGTTTGTCGTTGTATCCACAGATAGATGGTGAACTTAAAGATGAATGTGGTTTGTTCTCAATCAAGAGATTGTTTCTTGGTAGTTCATGTTTAATGGCTGACAGTGTAATCCCTCGATTCAAGGGGCGTCATTTAAGCGccaaaaatgcatttatttCGTCTGAACAAGTTATGCACTGGTTGCACCAATGGACAACGgacataaattttcaaaacatccaAACAATGACCTTTTCTTTAGCTCCCGGCTACCAATTGAACGTGGAAAACATTTATCAAGAAGTTAATGCAAAACCATGGGATCCTGCCACACGACCCATAGATTATTGCAACGA agaaactctcgaaaaaattatcaattgtGAAGAATGGCTTGATATCTCAAGTAATGGACGACTGATATCAATTTTGGTCAAACCCAAGTCATTTGGACTGGTTCAATGGCAACTTtaa
- the C32B5.15 gene encoding F-box domain-containing protein (Partially confirmed by transcript evidence): MYIVFFFRMPFNLFTFPLVIRRQIPQEMSFIDVLNFSFCSSKTETLARKSIKKGYSSMIHSCSNLSVERSYVMQMKDINNLSEHLSFLIREASREDIIQQEKWFKLKIGQTMVYCATPCHEASSIIKFYFNGSTLKVVHEMLRNTILNLHQTHLKSNIIFFWKQGMSQQKIHHFSNIRNVNHIILSEMVKLDTIPITFLDQIFSTWPNLGSLSLYPQIDGELKDECGLFSIKRLFLGSSCLMADSVIPRFKGRHLSAKNAFISSEQVMHWLHQWTTDINFQNIQTMTFSLAPGYQLNVENIYQEVNAKPWDPATRPIDYCNEETLEKIINCEEWLDISSNGRLISILVKPKSFGLVQWQL; the protein is encoded by the exons AtgtatatagttttttttttcagaatgcccTTCAACCTCTTCACCTTTCCACTTGTGATCCGTAGGCAAATTCCTCAGGAAATGAGCTTCATCGACGTGCTTAACTTTTCATTTTGCTCTTCCAAAACTGAAACGTTGgccagaaaatcaataaaaaaaggaTACTCGTCGATGATCCATTCGTGTTCGAATTTATCCGTTGAACGTTCTTACGTCATGCAAATGAAGGACATTAATAATTTAAGTGAACACTTATCGTTTTTAATTAGAGAAGCGTCAAGAGAAGACATTATTCAGCAAGAAAAGtggtttaaattgaaaattggacaaaCAATGGTTTACTG CGCAACTCCGTGCCATGAAGCCAGCAgtataatcaaattttatttcaatggATCAACCTTAAAAGTAGTTCACGAAATGCTTCGAAACACGATTTTGAACCTCCACCAAACACATCTCAAAtcaaatataatatttttttggaagcaaGGAATGAGTCAACAAAAGATTCACCATTTCTCAAATATTCGAAATGTCAACCACATTATTCTAAGTGAAATGGTTAAGCTAGATACAATCCCAATCACCTTTCTAGATCAAATCTTTTCGACATGGCCGAACTTAGGCAGTTTGTCGTTGTATCCACAGATAGATGGTGAACTTAAAGATGAATGTGGTTTGTTCTCAATCAAGAGATTGTTTCTTGGTAGTTCATGTTTAATGGCTGACAGTGTAATCCCTCGATTCAAGGGGCGTCATTTAAGCGccaaaaatgcatttatttCGTCTGAACAAGTTATGCACTGGTTGCACCAATGGACAACGgacataaattttcaaaacatccaAACAATGACCTTTTCTTTAGCTCCCGGCTACCAATTGAACGTGGAAAACATTTATCAAGAAGTTAATGCAAAACCATGGGATCCTGCCACACGACCCATAGATTATTGCAACGA agaaactctcgaaaaaattatcaattgtGAAGAATGGCTTGATATCTCAAGTAATGGACGACTGATATCAATTTTGGTCAAACCCAAGTCATTTGGACTGGTTCAATGGCAACTTtaa